One part of the Microvirga sp. TS319 genome encodes these proteins:
- a CDS encoding LysR family transcriptional regulator produces MLDPRLLRSFVTIADAGSFTRAAQHLNMTQSTISQQLGRLEDAVGHPLVDRIARPVRPTDAGERLLGYARRILALQQEAETVLSDPAGTTSIRIGLPEDIVSMAMAEAFGEFAKRHREIRLDVTAGLSRDLTRRYRGGEFDIVIVKEPAASPDYRATFPQAMAWFESVKAPEWPDPVPLVAFPPGGLYREAMFERVERERRRWYIAFSGSSLHNVLVGVEAGLGLSLLPVGTTAGRQVRPYAPFGTEPSMVVSIYAWEKTGPTSELVQHMIATLHP; encoded by the coding sequence ATGCTTGATCCGCGCCTTCTTCGTTCTTTTGTCACGATCGCCGACGCGGGAAGCTTCACTCGGGCTGCCCAGCATCTGAACATGACGCAATCCACGATCAGCCAGCAGCTTGGCCGGCTCGAGGACGCGGTCGGCCACCCGCTCGTGGATCGCATTGCGCGGCCGGTCCGGCCGACGGACGCAGGCGAGCGCCTGCTGGGCTATGCGCGCCGGATTCTCGCCCTCCAGCAAGAGGCGGAAACCGTCCTCAGCGATCCTGCCGGCACGACATCCATCCGCATCGGGCTTCCGGAAGATATCGTCAGCATGGCGATGGCGGAAGCCTTCGGGGAATTCGCCAAACGCCATCGCGAGATAAGGCTGGATGTCACCGCCGGGCTGAGCCGCGATCTGACGAGGCGCTACCGCGGCGGCGAGTTTGACATCGTCATCGTCAAGGAGCCTGCCGCCAGTCCCGACTACCGGGCGACCTTCCCGCAAGCAATGGCGTGGTTCGAGAGCGTCAAAGCCCCTGAATGGCCGGATCCTGTGCCGCTGGTCGCCTTCCCGCCGGGCGGTCTTTACCGTGAAGCCATGTTCGAGCGCGTCGAACGCGAGCGTCGCCGCTGGTACATCGCCTTCTCGGGCAGCAGCCTTCACAATGTTCTTGTCGGAGTGGAGGCCGGGCTCGGCCTGTCGCTTTTGCCGGTCGGCACGACGGCCGGACGCCAAGTCCGACCGTATGCCCCGTTCGGCACGGAGCCCTCGATGGTTGTCTCAATCTATGCCTGGGAGAAGACGGGGCCGACCTCGGAGCTGGTTCAGCACATGATCGCCACCCTTCATCCGTAA
- a CDS encoding ankyrin repeat domain-containing protein, translated as MLRYTIIFCAAVSALASIPFTASGKTMSEIPMHAAAEKDDVAAIEKLLAEGVKIDARDRTGATALLVATHGNRLAAAKTLIEAGADVNAKDKIEDSPYLYAGARGHLEILKMTLSHGADLRSTNRYGGTALIPASERGHVETVRTLIAAGVNVDHVNKLGWTALLEAIILSDGGERHQEIVELLIGAKANINLPDRDGVTPLQHARSRSFREIEKLLVAAGAR; from the coding sequence ATGCTTCGCTATACGATCATTTTTTGTGCCGCCGTATCGGCCCTGGCATCCATTCCTTTTACTGCGTCAGGAAAAACTATGAGTGAGATCCCAATGCATGCCGCGGCGGAAAAGGACGATGTCGCGGCGATTGAGAAGCTTCTGGCGGAAGGCGTAAAAATCGATGCGCGCGATCGCACGGGCGCCACTGCCTTGCTGGTGGCGACGCATGGAAACAGGCTGGCCGCCGCAAAAACGCTGATCGAGGCCGGCGCCGATGTCAACGCCAAGGACAAGATCGAGGACAGCCCTTATCTCTATGCCGGCGCGCGCGGCCATCTCGAAATCCTCAAGATGACGCTCTCGCATGGCGCCGACTTGAGGAGCACCAACCGCTACGGCGGCACCGCTCTCATTCCGGCATCGGAGCGCGGCCATGTTGAGACCGTGCGCACGCTGATCGCGGCAGGGGTCAACGTCGACCATGTCAACAAACTCGGGTGGACTGCCCTTCTGGAAGCAATCATCCTCAGCGACGGCGGCGAACGTCACCAGGAGATCGTCGAACTGCTCATCGGAGCGAAGGCAAACATCAATCTGCCGGATCGCGACGGCGTCACGCCGCTCCAGCATGCGCGCAGCCGCAGCTTCAGGGAAATCGAAAAGCTTCTCGTTGCCGCGGGCGCGCGATGA
- a CDS encoding nucleoside deaminase, with the protein MKEDSHFLCEAIELAHANVRNGGRPFGAVVVKDRKVIATGVNEIHSTNDPTAHAELTALRAASRKLGSPDLEGCAVYASGHPCPMCMAAMRLAGVREVAYAYSNDDGAPYGLSTAEIYAELAKPFAEQSMKIRYVPVRLEHYPGPYAEWEQIRDKRA; encoded by the coding sequence ATGAAGGAAGACAGCCATTTCCTGTGCGAGGCCATTGAACTCGCGCATGCCAACGTCAGAAACGGCGGTCGCCCCTTCGGGGCCGTTGTCGTCAAGGACCGCAAGGTCATTGCGACCGGGGTCAACGAAATCCACAGCACCAACGATCCCACCGCACATGCGGAACTAACGGCCCTCCGCGCCGCCAGCCGCAAGCTCGGCTCGCCTGATCTCGAAGGCTGCGCGGTCTATGCCAGCGGCCATCCCTGCCCGATGTGCATGGCCGCGATGCGACTGGCCGGCGTCCGCGAGGTCGCCTACGCCTATTCCAATGACGACGGCGCGCCTTACGGCCTTTCGACGGCGGAGATCTATGCGGAACTCGCCAAACCGTTTGCCGAGCAATCGATGAAGATCCGCTACGTGCCGGTGCGGCTGGAGCATTATCCAGGCCCTTATGCCGAGTGGGAGCAGATTCGGGACAAGCGGGCGTAG
- a CDS encoding cyanate transporter, with the protein MERKNSLPAANALLLAVVALVGLNLRPFITGVGPLAASVSAETGLGLQGMALLTLVPMLLMGVFAFAGPSLQARFGARRSVVAALAVLSLGSFLRLFVATGWQMLGTAALLGLGAAIVQAVFPGIVKLRFPRHVGLVTGLYSAMLMGGGALGALMAPLIAAPARNWHAGLAWMAIPALLAAVLAARCLPRDGTPQAGGRAAAVLLKRPRTWLLMACFGLVNGGYSTVVAWLAPFYREHGWTSASSGGLLAIMAVAQALAALLLPVLAGKREDRRPWLWLTLAMQAAGFAALAARPEAAPVLWAALLGAGLGGCFSLSMIVALDHLPDPAEAGALSALMQGGGFLIAAMPPWIAALLHDLTGSFLAGWLLQLACIATVTWLYWHVDPRSYESAIRPPTLRKELPIETAPSA; encoded by the coding sequence ATGGAGCGCAAGAATTCTCTGCCGGCGGCCAACGCCCTGCTCCTCGCCGTCGTCGCTCTGGTCGGCCTCAATCTCAGGCCGTTCATTACCGGCGTCGGCCCGCTTGCCGCAAGCGTGAGCGCCGAAACCGGCCTTGGCCTGCAGGGCATGGCGCTGCTGACCCTCGTGCCGATGCTGCTGATGGGGGTGTTCGCCTTCGCCGGTCCTTCGCTGCAGGCCAGATTCGGCGCGCGGCGGTCAGTCGTCGCCGCGCTCGCCGTTCTGTCCCTCGGCTCGTTCCTGCGCCTGTTCGTCGCGACAGGCTGGCAGATGCTGGGAACGGCGGCGCTGCTCGGGCTTGGCGCTGCAATCGTGCAGGCTGTGTTTCCGGGAATCGTCAAGCTGCGGTTTCCCCGGCATGTCGGCCTCGTCACGGGGCTATATTCGGCGATGCTGATGGGCGGCGGAGCTCTCGGCGCATTGATGGCGCCGCTGATTGCCGCCCCAGCGCGGAACTGGCATGCCGGGCTTGCGTGGATGGCGATCCCGGCGCTGCTCGCCGCGGTTCTGGCCGCCCGATGCCTGCCGCGCGACGGCACGCCGCAAGCGGGCGGCCGTGCAGCGGCGGTTCTTCTCAAGCGGCCGCGGACATGGTTGCTCATGGCGTGCTTCGGTCTCGTCAACGGCGGCTACTCCACAGTGGTGGCATGGCTTGCGCCGTTCTATCGCGAGCATGGGTGGACCAGCGCGAGCAGCGGCGGCCTGCTGGCGATCATGGCGGTTGCTCAGGCGCTTGCCGCTCTGCTGCTTCCGGTCCTCGCCGGAAAGCGGGAGGATCGCCGTCCGTGGCTCTGGCTGACGCTCGCGATGCAAGCGGCGGGCTTTGCCGCGCTGGCAGCGAGGCCCGAGGCCGCGCCGGTCTTGTGGGCGGCCCTGCTGGGAGCAGGGCTAGGCGGCTGCTTTTCGCTTTCCATGATCGTGGCGCTCGATCATCTGCCTGACCCAGCCGAGGCTGGCGCGCTGTCGGCACTCATGCAGGGGGGTGGCTTCCTCATCGCGGCGATGCCGCCGTGGATCGCGGCCCTCCTTCACGATCTGACGGGCAGCTTCCTTGCGGGCTGGCTGCTGCAACTCGCCTGCATTGCCACCGTGACGTGGCTGTACTGGCATGTTGACCCACGAAGCTACGAGAGTGCAATCCGTCCACCAACTTTACGGAAGGAACTGCCAATCGAGACGGCACCGTCAGCTTAA
- a CDS encoding ABC transporter ATP-binding protein, which produces MTWSGAPILELKGISKSFKSKTSIAGLLTGRGTRVLRAVRDVSLTLRAGETLGIVGESGCGKSTLGRCITGFYKPDEGEVLYAGRPFLETGTRLERSRAIQMIFQDPYSSLNPRMTLAQALDEVLLVHGLRKGAGERSSRVDELMDTVGLSPALKHRLPHALSGGQRQRFSIARALAVEPRILVADEPVSALDASVQAQIINLFVELRERLGLAYIFIAHDLDVVRYVSQRIGVMYLGQIVELADADSIFESPGHPYTRGLLSAIPEANPEHRREAASIEGDLPDPLSPPPGCSFSTRCPMAVETCRSAAPPARLIAGHVVRCHRGEEVAAMSESMRNDNVTVT; this is translated from the coding sequence ATGACCTGGTCCGGCGCGCCTATCCTGGAGCTGAAGGGAATCAGCAAGTCCTTCAAGTCGAAGACATCTATCGCCGGCCTTCTGACCGGGCGCGGTACGCGGGTGCTACGCGCGGTACGCGACGTTTCGCTGACGCTCCGTGCCGGTGAGACGCTCGGCATCGTCGGCGAGAGCGGCTGCGGCAAATCCACGCTCGGGCGCTGCATCACGGGTTTCTACAAGCCCGATGAAGGCGAGGTTCTGTACGCCGGTCGGCCGTTCCTCGAAACAGGAACTCGGCTGGAGCGCAGCCGCGCCATTCAGATGATTTTCCAGGATCCCTATTCCTCGCTCAATCCGCGCATGACGCTGGCACAGGCGCTCGACGAGGTATTACTTGTCCACGGCCTGCGCAAGGGCGCCGGCGAGCGCAGCAGCCGGGTTGACGAACTCATGGATACGGTCGGCCTGTCGCCTGCTTTGAAGCACCGCCTGCCACACGCTCTTAGCGGCGGCCAGCGCCAGCGGTTCTCCATTGCGCGTGCTCTGGCGGTCGAGCCACGTATCCTCGTTGCGGATGAGCCGGTCTCCGCTCTCGACGCCTCGGTGCAGGCGCAGATCATCAACCTCTTTGTCGAGTTGCGCGAGCGCCTCGGCCTCGCTTACATCTTCATCGCTCATGACCTCGATGTCGTGCGCTATGTCAGCCAGCGCATCGGAGTGATGTATCTTGGCCAAATCGTCGAGCTCGCCGATGCCGACTCCATATTCGAGTCCCCCGGTCACCCCTACACGCGGGGTCTCCTGTCGGCGATTCCGGAGGCCAATCCTGAACATCGGCGCGAGGCGGCGAGCATTGAGGGCGACCTTCCCGACCCGTTGTCGCCGCCGCCGGGCTGCAGCTTTTCCACTCGTTGCCCGATGGCGGTCGAGACCTGCCGGAGCGCCGCTCCGCCGGCCCGGCTGATTGCCGGACATGTGGTCCGCTGTCACCGGGGCGAGGAAGTGGCCGCAATGTCGGAGAGCATGAGAAACGATAATGTCACGGTAACCTGA
- a CDS encoding ABC transporter ATP-binding protein: MTTTPLLSVRHLRVGFGKIGKRVNVVDNVSFDVGQGEVFGLVGESGSGKSVTCRSIIRLFAGASAGIDNGEILFEGVDLARLPEAKLSEIRGAAISMIFQDPMTALNPTMSIGTQIGEVLRRHQSLRGAAVRARVLELLGQVGVPNPAARVDSYPHQFSGGMRQRVLIAMALACHPRLLIADEPTTALDVTVQDQILKLILRMRRETGTGVLLVTHDLGVVAQTCDKVGVMYAGRIVESGSVREIFTRPSHPYTRALLGALPAGASRKPLLPIGGSPPDLANPPAGCRFHPRCPMAIEACRSQVPPPVDLGADHTSACLRVADLRGAVP, from the coding sequence ATGACCACCACGCCTCTGCTCAGCGTCCGCCACCTGCGCGTCGGCTTCGGCAAAATCGGCAAGCGCGTCAACGTCGTCGACAACGTCTCCTTCGACGTCGGCCAAGGGGAGGTCTTTGGCCTCGTAGGGGAATCCGGCAGCGGCAAGAGCGTGACTTGCCGCTCGATCATCCGCCTGTTCGCCGGGGCCTCGGCGGGAATCGACAATGGCGAGATCCTGTTCGAGGGCGTCGACCTCGCGAGACTGCCGGAAGCCAAGCTCTCTGAGATCCGCGGCGCGGCCATCTCGATGATCTTCCAAGACCCGATGACCGCGCTCAATCCGACCATGTCCATTGGGACGCAGATCGGCGAGGTGCTGCGCCGCCACCAGTCTCTGCGCGGCGCAGCCGTGCGCGCCCGCGTTCTGGAACTGCTTGGCCAGGTCGGCGTGCCCAACCCAGCCGCGCGTGTCGATTCCTACCCGCACCAGTTCAGCGGCGGCATGCGCCAGCGCGTCCTCATCGCCATGGCGCTCGCCTGCCATCCCCGGCTCCTCATCGCCGATGAGCCGACGACGGCACTCGACGTCACCGTGCAGGATCAGATCCTCAAGCTGATCCTCAGGATGCGCCGCGAGACCGGCACCGGCGTACTGCTCGTCACCCACGACCTTGGCGTGGTGGCTCAAACCTGCGACAAGGTCGGCGTGATGTATGCAGGACGGATCGTCGAGTCCGGGTCAGTGCGCGAAATCTTCACCCGGCCAAGCCATCCCTATACCCGCGCCCTCCTGGGGGCGCTGCCCGCCGGCGCCAGCCGCAAGCCGCTGCTGCCGATCGGGGGCTCACCGCCCGACCTCGCGAATCCGCCGGCAGGCTGCCGTTTCCATCCGCGCTGTCCCATGGCGATTGAGGCCTGCCGCAGCCAGGTGCCGCCGCCTGTCGATCTCGGCGCCGATCACACCAGCGCCTGCCTGCGCGTTGCCGACCTCAGGGGAGCTGTCCCATGA
- a CDS encoding ABC transporter permease: MTTVPHSSPLPVPFRPRSWRSGVWERVRRSPSFLAGSIMLTLLLIATVIGPMLSGFDPNEVSLDDAMMPPSAAHWFGTDNLGRDILVRVLEASRTDLEIAAVCVALPFLIGSIIGAVSAYIGGIFDAVVMRIIDIVWAFPFYVLVIAIVGSLGPSVGNMYLAFTLVVWISFARIVRGEVLLARELEYVQAARMLGFSHARIVFRHLIPNVITPAIVFAMSDVILTILAVTSLGFLGLGIQPPQAEWGVMVAEGRNFIFDAPWITIFPGLAIIYVGITFALISDGLDDFLRPKS, from the coding sequence ATGACGACGGTGCCTCATTCCAGTCCCCTGCCGGTGCCGTTTCGCCCGCGATCCTGGCGAAGCGGCGTCTGGGAACGCGTGCGCCGCTCGCCTTCGTTCCTGGCCGGGTCGATCATGCTGACCCTGCTGCTGATCGCTACCGTGATCGGCCCGATGCTGAGCGGCTTTGATCCCAACGAGGTGTCCCTCGACGACGCGATGATGCCGCCGAGCGCGGCCCACTGGTTCGGCACCGACAATCTCGGTCGCGACATCCTCGTCCGGGTGCTGGAAGCCTCGCGCACCGACCTTGAAATCGCCGCGGTTTGCGTTGCCCTGCCCTTCCTGATCGGCTCGATTATCGGGGCGGTGTCCGCCTATATCGGCGGCATCTTCGACGCGGTGGTGATGCGCATCATCGACATCGTCTGGGCCTTCCCCTTCTATGTCCTGGTGATCGCCATCGTCGGATCGCTGGGCCCGAGCGTCGGGAACATGTACCTGGCCTTCACTCTGGTGGTGTGGATCTCGTTCGCCCGGATCGTGCGCGGCGAGGTGCTGCTGGCGCGCGAGCTCGAATATGTCCAGGCAGCCAGGATGCTGGGCTTCAGCCATGCCCGTATCGTGTTCCGGCACCTCATCCCCAACGTCATCACGCCGGCGATCGTCTTCGCCATGTCCGACGTGATCCTCACCATTCTGGCCGTGACCTCGCTCGGTTTCCTCGGTCTCGGTATCCAGCCGCCTCAGGCCGAATGGGGTGTGATGGTCGCCGAGGGTCGCAACTTTATCTTCGACGCTCCCTGGATCACGATCTTTCCGGGCCTGGCCATCATCTATGTTGGCATCACCTTCGCATTGATCAGCGACGGTCTTGACGATTTCCTCAGGCCGAAGTCATGA
- a CDS encoding ABC transporter permease, with protein MDILRFTAVRLMQLVPVLLGITLAAFLLLRVLPGDPATLILGSRGTAEDIAKLNAQLGLDAPLWHQYLSFLFDLLRGSFGQSIAYRQPVGGLILERIWATLALVGLSTIIAIILTVPLAMLAAVDKDGPFDVTIKGLFVVAMSMPSFWLGTLLVLLLSLEWRLFPVSGYGNGFLDRLHHLALPAFVIALSTAALTIRALRSSIIAVMRADYIDTARAKGLTVKAVMLKHVLRNSLISTISVLGVHTSWIIGGTVVIESIFGIPGLGYLLVSSIAARDYPMVQGLTVTFAVLVVVINALTDIAYALADPRVRL; from the coding sequence ATGGATATCCTGCGCTTCACCGCCGTGCGGCTGATGCAGCTCGTACCGGTCCTGCTCGGCATCACGCTGGCAGCCTTCCTGCTCCTGCGCGTGCTTCCCGGTGATCCTGCAACATTGATCCTGGGCAGCCGTGGCACCGCCGAGGATATCGCCAAGCTCAACGCACAGCTCGGCCTCGACGCGCCGCTGTGGCACCAATACCTCTCCTTCCTGTTCGATCTTCTCCGCGGCAGCTTTGGGCAGTCCATCGCATATCGCCAGCCGGTCGGCGGACTGATCCTGGAGCGGATCTGGGCCACGCTGGCTCTTGTCGGCCTCAGCACGATCATCGCCATCATCCTAACGGTCCCGCTCGCCATGCTGGCTGCGGTCGACAAGGACGGTCCCTTCGATGTCACCATCAAGGGCCTGTTCGTCGTCGCGATGTCGATGCCCTCTTTCTGGCTCGGCACGCTCCTGGTGCTGCTCCTGAGCCTCGAATGGCGTCTCTTCCCAGTCTCCGGATACGGCAACGGCTTCCTTGACCGGCTGCACCATCTCGCCCTGCCCGCCTTCGTCATCGCCCTCTCGACGGCGGCCCTGACAATTCGGGCGCTGCGCAGCAGCATCATTGCCGTCATGCGAGCCGATTATATCGACACGGCCCGGGCCAAGGGGTTGACCGTCAAGGCGGTGATGCTGAAACATGTCCTGCGTAACTCCCTGATTTCGACAATCTCCGTCCTCGGCGTGCACACGAGCTGGATCATCGGCGGCACGGTCGTGATCGAATCCATTTTTGGCATTCCAGGGCTCGGCTACCTTCTGGTCTCATCCATCGCGGCGCGCGACTACCCCATGGTGCAGGGCCTCACCGTCACCTTCGCCGTCCTGGTCGTGGTGATCAACGCCTTGACCGACATCGCCTATGCGCTCGCAGACCCGAGGGTCCGGCTATGA
- a CDS encoding ABC transporter substrate-binding protein — protein MLSSFMQTIRRSAVLTPLILAVVFGGAAEATTKFRVAIPEDALTLDPIASSDNPSIWTELLIFDQLIRPTPDGKNLSPGLAEKWTISPDGLEYVFTLRDAKFSNGDPVTTDDVIYSLQRAAGDKSDWARFFKPITHFEAVDAKTIRMKLDKPFTPMLNNLALFSASIVPKKLVEADKDFFLHPIGSGPFSLTRWSKGEKIELAKNPNYWQAGKPSVDSAELDIINEDNARVLKLQAGEIDATIDVPYNQMSKLASDSSLKVGTADVFRIDLVQLNTTKKPFGDVRVRQALNYAVNKDAIIRSVLFGNGKPAVAAIPIMAYHNEELKPYPVDEAKAKSLLAEAGYPNGFSTTLLVPAGNVTYRQVATVLQAALKKIGVTVELQTIEGSSQFSTTKAGNYEMSLSYATSDTIDPDQLTGFTSVNPERANAFHTQWHDDRVNELYALERQTLDGPERSKQFKEIEQRVHDAAPFIFLYHAQATYASRANVEDFRVLPTSNFRLEDVVVK, from the coding sequence ATGCTGAGCTCATTCATGCAAACGATCCGCCGCAGTGCGGTTCTCACACCGCTCATTCTGGCTGTCGTCTTCGGCGGCGCCGCAGAAGCGACGACAAAATTCCGCGTCGCAATCCCCGAGGACGCGCTGACCCTCGACCCGATCGCTTCCAGCGACAATCCTTCGATCTGGACGGAACTGCTGATCTTCGACCAGCTCATCCGTCCGACGCCCGACGGCAAGAATCTGTCGCCGGGCTTGGCGGAGAAGTGGACGATCTCGCCAGACGGTCTCGAATACGTCTTCACGCTACGGGACGCGAAGTTCTCCAATGGAGATCCGGTCACAACCGATGACGTGATCTATTCGCTGCAGCGCGCCGCCGGCGACAAGTCCGACTGGGCTCGCTTCTTCAAGCCCATCACCCATTTCGAGGCGGTTGACGCCAAGACGATCCGTATGAAGCTCGACAAACCGTTCACGCCGATGCTGAACAATCTGGCGCTGTTCTCGGCCTCGATCGTTCCCAAGAAGCTGGTCGAGGCGGACAAGGACTTCTTTCTGCATCCGATCGGAAGCGGCCCCTTCAGCCTGACTCGCTGGAGCAAGGGCGAGAAAATCGAACTCGCCAAGAACCCAAACTATTGGCAGGCCGGCAAGCCTTCCGTCGACTCGGCTGAACTCGACATCATCAACGAGGACAATGCCCGTGTCCTCAAACTGCAGGCAGGCGAGATCGACGCCACAATTGACGTACCGTACAATCAAATGTCGAAGCTCGCATCCGATTCCAGCCTCAAGGTCGGCACGGCGGACGTCTTCCGTATCGATCTCGTGCAACTCAATACCACCAAGAAGCCGTTCGGCGACGTGCGCGTGCGTCAGGCGCTGAACTATGCGGTGAACAAAGACGCGATCATTCGCAGCGTGCTGTTCGGCAACGGCAAGCCGGCCGTGGCTGCCATTCCGATCATGGCCTACCACAATGAGGAGCTGAAGCCCTATCCAGTCGACGAAGCCAAGGCCAAGAGCCTCTTGGCAGAGGCCGGCTATCCCAATGGCTTCAGCACCACGCTGCTGGTTCCGGCCGGCAACGTGACCTATCGCCAGGTCGCAACCGTGCTGCAGGCGGCCCTGAAGAAGATCGGCGTGACGGTAGAACTCCAGACCATCGAAGGCTCCTCGCAATTCTCGACCACGAAGGCGGGCAATTACGAGATGTCGCTGAGCTACGCGACATCGGATACGATCGATCCCGACCAGCTCACCGGCTTCACCTCGGTCAACCCTGAGCGCGCCAATGCCTTCCACACGCAATGGCACGACGATCGCGTCAACGAGCTTTACGCGCTGGAGCGCCAGACCCTTGATGGGCCCGAGCGCAGCAAGCAGTTCAAGGAGATCGAGCAGCGCGTGCACGATGCGGCGCCCTTCATCTTCCTCTACCATGCCCAGGCGACCTATGCATCGCGCGCCAATGTCGAAGACTTCCGAGTGCTGCCGACGTCGAACTTCCGGCTCGAGGACGTGGTGGTGAAATAG
- a CDS encoding serine hydrolase: protein MALGAERTPSALGEGSHAVLARLGEALMWFRKDRALDDAGRSLVEAMLARFGSYGLTREGFALTLLVHEKPLDGQPEGDPPARFAIHGSQTFYPCSVVKLFYLVAAQQRLEEGLIQPHEELSRAMRDMIHVSSNTATNYVIDLVTETTGDTLLAPEAMAEWVYHRNWVNRFFADFGWPELEPINLCQKLMDDQRYGREQVFVGLNGANHNRLTTDATVRLFHAVMTGRAVTSARSKIVRDYLWRPHDADFVRDEPNGQIVGYFGAGLPPSAKLWSKAGWTGWTGDPTASYRRHDAAYVELAGGRQFTLAVFTYGREISVNLEVLPTLAAATCALVQGLPMN, encoded by the coding sequence ATGGCTCTTGGCGCCGAACGGACGCCTTCAGCACTGGGCGAAGGCAGTCATGCTGTCCTGGCGCGGCTCGGAGAGGCGTTGATGTGGTTTCGGAAAGATCGGGCTCTCGACGATGCTGGAAGGTCGCTAGTCGAGGCGATGCTGGCGCGCTTCGGCTCGTACGGCCTGACGCGCGAGGGGTTCGCCCTCACCCTGCTGGTGCACGAAAAGCCCCTCGACGGGCAGCCGGAGGGCGACCCACCGGCCCGCTTCGCGATACACGGCTCGCAGACCTTCTATCCCTGCAGCGTCGTCAAGCTCTTTTATCTCGTTGCCGCCCAGCAACGGTTAGAGGAGGGATTGATCCAGCCGCACGAGGAACTCTCGCGTGCGATGCGGGATATGATCCACGTTTCCAGCAACACTGCAACCAATTATGTCATCGACTTGGTGACCGAGACGACAGGCGACACCCTGCTGGCGCCGGAAGCGATGGCGGAGTGGGTGTACCATCGCAACTGGGTAAACCGATTCTTCGCCGACTTCGGGTGGCCCGAACTCGAGCCCATCAATCTTTGCCAGAAACTGATGGATGATCAGCGCTATGGCCGCGAGCAGGTTTTTGTCGGCCTAAACGGCGCCAATCACAACCGCCTGACCACGGATGCGACGGTGCGCCTCTTTCATGCCGTCATGACTGGAAGGGCCGTAACATCGGCGCGCTCCAAGATCGTACGGGACTATCTCTGGCGACCTCACGATGCCGATTTCGTCCGTGACGAACCAAATGGTCAGATCGTCGGATACTTCGGCGCCGGATTGCCGCCTAGTGCCAAGCTCTGGTCGAAGGCGGGCTGGACCGGTTGGACCGGCGATCCGACAGCGAGCTACCGGCGGCACGATGCCGCCTATGTCGAGCTGGCTGGAGGGCGGCAGTTCACGCTTGCTGTATTCACCTACGGTCGCGAGATCAGCGTCAATCTCGAGGTCCTGCCGACGCTGGCCGCCGCAACCTGTGCCCTTGTCCAAGGGCTGCCAATGAATTGA